In the genome of Misgurnus anguillicaudatus chromosome 11, ASM2758022v2, whole genome shotgun sequence, one region contains:
- the LOC141368840 gene encoding uncharacterized protein, translating to MAFFDCLRRGKVESVPTPLLKADPAIPDVREVVDPASQSKTYVGPKKQKQKASKSRKSNLQGEKVTVVPTQQPKAISDIPVGMDVPALAGPQSKPKIRPDKRMTLTQRFFGCFRRGKVESMPTSQIEADPAIPDAREVVDLADSQSKSVGLKKQKQKASKSRSFHNPWSKKGKSKVKKDADPAIPDAMDGADLASFGGIAAANAGLQTLGAIPENIGLKGGGNPDPNKAKNPGSKDVGSPEAKGCKNPRPKALKALENPRHPLPEDFEDPIPARFKTRRRKFVGKPAIGWIRNPTKFKITPPKALENPRDPSPEDDKVVRPKVIDVVQEAFEPPSEKKRAKRSLLREPFDSEYQLLYQVLGEGCDGRVYKGIRISDDTPVMHSYLYQTQCLLKFVCSLDLNHVLKFVDSQTLKLCVQCQVAIKQIPKQKNESTLQIPGYPKPLITEVALLLKLGEAPSCPNVIQMYDWYETKHFYTLMLEYPLHSESLRDFVTSHRGLSENTARHLMRQAVLAVQHCLDNGVFHTNIHPGNFLVQQSTMTLKLIDFGDGHYLTHDDVCDSDDFTGALGCTPPEIYKKFRAVPANVWALGSVLYFMVLGDYPSDLKNFQSGNLQTIEKDLSKEICDLLRWCLAKNRSDRPTLKQILDHDWFKTESDEEELLVYKMSALSTQK from the exons ATGGCATTCTTTGACTGTCTCCGGAGGGGCAAGGTGGAGTCAGTGCCGACTCCCCTGCTTAAAGCGGATCCAGCTATTCCTGATGTTAGGGAAGTTGTTGATCCTGCATCACAGTCAAAGACCTACGTTGGTCCgaagaaacagaaacaaaaGGCTTCAAAGAGCCGCAAATCTAACCTCCAGGGAGAAAAAGTGACTGTTGTGCCAACTCAACAGCCCAAGGCTATTTCAGATATTCCTGTTGGCATGGATGTTCCTGCTCTGGCCGGCCCCCAATCAAAACCAAAGATTCGTCCGGATAAACGCATGACATTGACGCAACGCTTCTTTGGATGCTTCCGGAGGGGCAAAGTGGAGTCGATGCCGACTTCACAGATTGAGGCCGATCCAGCTATCCCTGATGCCAGGGAAGTTGTTGATCTGGCAGATTCTCAATCGAAGAGTGTTGgcttaaagaaacaaaaacaaaaggcttCAAAGAGCCGCTCATTTCACAACCCTTGGAGTAAAAAAGGGAAGAGTAAAGTGAAAAAAGATGCCGATCCAGCTATTCCTGATGCCATGGATGGTGCGGATCTGGCCAGTTTTGGTGGCATCGCTGCAGCCAATGCCGGGCTACAGACGTTAGGTGCCATTCCAGAGAATATTGGGTTAAAAGGTGGTGGAAATCCTGACccaaataaagcaaaaaatccTGGGTCAAAAGATGTTGGAAGTCCTGAGGCAAAAGGTTGTAAAAATCCCAGGCCAAAAGCTCTTAAAGCTCTAGAAAATCCCAGACATCCCTTGCCAGAAGATTTTGAGGATCCTATCCCAGCGAGATTTAAAACTCGCAGACGAAAATTTGTTGGAAAACCCGCAATAGGTTGGATTCGTAACCCaactaaatttaaaattaccccaccAAAAGCCCTTGAAAATCCCAGAGATCCCTCGCCAGAAGATGATAAAGTTGTCAGGCCAAAAGTTATAGATGTTGTTCAAGAAGCTTTTGAACCGCCAAGCGAGAAGAAACGAGCTAAACGCTCTTTGCTTAGAG aGCCTTTTGATTCTGAATATCAACTCTTGTATCAAGTGCTTGGGGAAGGTTGCGATGGCAGAGTGTACAAAGGGATCCGTATATCGGATGACACTCCGGTAATGCACTCGTATTTATATCAAACACAATGTTTGCTGAAATTTGTATGTTCACTTGATCTAAACCATGTTTTAAAGTTTGTAGATTCTCAAACCTTAAAGTTATGTGTGCAGTGTCAG GTTGCCATCAAGCAAATACCCAAACAAAAGAATGAAAGCACTCTTCAGATT CCTGGATACCCCAAACCACTTATTACAGAAGTGGCGCTGCTGCTTAAGTTAGGAGAAGCGCCCTCATGCCCCAATGTCATACAGATGTATGACTGGTACGAGACTAAACACTTTTACACGCTCATGTTGGAGTACCCACTGCACAGCGAGTCCTTGAGGGATTTTGTTACAAGTCATAGAGGACTAAGTGAAAATACAGCAAGACATCTCATGCGTCAGGCGGTACTGGCAGTGCAACACTGTCTGGATAATGGAGTTTTCCACACCAACATCCATCCCGGAAACTTCTTGGTGCAGCAATCAACAATGACCCTGAAGTTAATTGACTTTGGGGATGGACATTATCTGACGCATGATGATGTCTGTGATTCCGATGACTTTACGG GAGCTCTAGGTTGCACCCCGCCTGAGATCTACAAGAAATTCCGCGCTGTGCCAGCAAACGTCTGGGCCTTAGGTTCTGTGCTGTACTTCATGGTGCTTGGAGATTACCCCTCTGATTTAAAGAACTTTCAGTCCGGAAATCTGCAGACAATTGAGAAGGATTTATCAAAGG AAATCTGTGATCTGTTAAGATGGTGCCTGGCCAAGAATCGAAGTGATCGTCCGACGCTCAAGCAGATCTTAGATCATGACTGGTTTAAAACTGAGTCTGACGAAGAAGAGCTACTCGTATACAAAATGAG CGCACTAtccacacaaaaatga